The Corynebacterium occultum sequence GATGACGGCATCCCCGGGGCGGGCCCAGCTGATGAGCTCATCGATGGCCCGGGCCCGGTCAGCAATCTCCCTGATCTCCGGGGGATCAGCCACTTCCCCGGCGGCTTCCTGCGCCCCACTGACCACGGCCGCCCGGATCGGGGCGGGCTCCTCATCCCGGGGGTTGTCATCGGTGATGATGACCAGGTCAGCCCGGCGGGCGGACTCCGCACCCATGATGGGACGCTTGGAGGAGTCACGGTTGCCGCCGGCACCGACCACCACCCCAACCCGTCCCTTCACCTGGCCACGGAGGGTGTCGAGCACAGCCGCCACCGCCGCAGGCTTATGGGCGTAGTCCACGACGGCGATGAAGTCCTGGCCTTCGTCGATACGTTCCATGCGGCCGGGGACCGCAACATTGCGGAGGCCCCGGATGAAGTCCTCGGCATCCACCCCGGCGGCAATCGCGGCCCCCAGGGCGAGGGTGGCGTTGGCGACGTTGAACTCCCCCGGCAGTGGCAGGGAAACCTGGATTTCCTTCCCGCTCGGCAACGTGGCCTGAAAGTTCTGGGCACCGCTCGGCGCGATCTCAGGTGCAGCCGCGGAGATGTCGGCAGGCCGGCCCCGGGTGGCCACCGTCAACGGGGCCACCGCCAGCTGCGCCATCCGCTCACCCCACTGGTCATCGACACAGATCACGGTCCGGTGGGCCGCCACCGGGGAGTCCGCCCGGAAGAACAGCGCCTTGGCCTCGAAGTAGTCCTCCATCGTGGGGTGGAAATCCAGGTGATCCTGGGAGAGGTTGGTGAAGGCGGCAACATCGAAATCAGAACCGCTGACCCGGCCCAGGCTCAGGGCGTGGCTGGAAACCTCCATGACCACGTGACTGACCCCGGCTTCCACCATGCGACGGAAAAGCGCCTGCAGGGTCGGTGCCTCCGGGGTGGTCAGCTTGGTGCGGACCTTCTTCCCGGCGATCCGGGTGCCGGTGGTGCCGATCAACCCGACCTCATGTCCGGCGGCCATCAGACCGGCCTCCATGAGGTAGCTGGTGGTGGTCTTTCCGGAGGTGCCGGTCACCCCGATCAGGATCAGTTCCCGGGAGGGATTGCCGTAGACCTCGGCGCTGACCCGGCCCAAAACCTCGCGGACATCCTCGACGACCAGCACCGGACGGTCCTCTCCGGCTGTCTGCAGAATCTCCAGGCCAGCCGCATCGGTGAGGATGGCGGCTGCACCGGTGGTCATGGCGAAGCTGGCACCGTGGGTTCGGGTGCCTGGTACCGCAGCAAAAATCGCCCCCTGGGGAAGCACCGATGAGTCCAACCCAATCTCGGTGATCTGCACCGCTGTCGGGTCATCACAGTTGAGCAGGCGACTCGAAGCCGCGGGAAGGAGCTCAAAAAGCTCTGCGAGGGTGGTTGCCATGATCTTGCTCCTTGGAATGGATTCTTGAGTTCAGGGACGCAGGTGGTCCGGGGAGGGTAGCTCGGCACTCAGCGTGGGTGACTGAGGCGGTGCATGAGGTCTTATTGTCCCGCCTGAAGGATCAACTGCCCCTCCATGGGCGATGAAGTAGGGATATTGTCGCGGTCCAGCAGCCAGGATGCGATGTTGTGGAAGAGCGGGGCCGCTGTTCCGGTGCGCTCCGGGTCATCCATCATGATGGCCACCACGAAACGGGGATCATCCGCTGGGGCGATGCCGGCGAAGGTGATCCAGTAGTCGCTCATCGAGTATGCCCCGGTCTCCGGATCCACCTGCTGGGCGGTACCGGTCTTGCCGGCGATCTGATACCCCTCGACCGCGGCTTCCTGGCCGGTGCCGGACTGTACTCCGGCGGGATCAGACTGGACCACCGAGCGGAACATGTCCACGGTGGTCTTCGCGATCTCCGGGCTGACCACCTGGACCCGCTCCGGCTCGTTCTGCTCCAGGACCTCTCCCTCGGGAGTGGTGACCTGGTCGATGATGCGCGGTTCAATGCGCTCACCACCATTGGCCAGCGCCTGGTAGATGCTGGCCATCTGCAGGGTGGTCACCGACAGACCCTGCCCGATGGGCAGGTTGGCGAAGGTGCCGCCCGACCACTGTTCCAGGGAGGGCAGGAGGCCGGCGGATTCATTGGGCAGTTCAATACCGGTGGACTGCCCCATGCCGAACTTCTCCAGGTACTCGGCGAACTTTTCTTCCCCGAGACGATCCGCCAGCATCAGCGTGCCCACGTTGGAGGACTTACCGAAGACACCAGTGGTGGTGTAGGGAACCACCCCATGATCCCAGGCGTCCTTGACGTCCACGCCGGCCATGTGGATGCTGCCCGGCACCTGCAGCACCTCATCCGGGGTGGTCAACCCCTCCTCCAGGGCGGCGGCTGCGGTGATGATCTTAGCCACCGAACCAGGTTCGAAGGGGTGGGAGATCGAGGGGTTACCGAATTCCTTGCCCTCCTCCAGCTGCTTCTCCAGGTTGCCGTTGGGGTCGATGGTGTCGGTGTTGGCCATGGCCAGCACCTCACCGGTGGCGACATCGAGCACCACCGCGGAAGCGGACTGCGCCAACACCTCCGCCTTGGTCTGCTCCAGCTGCTGCTGAACATAGGTCTGTAGATCCAGATCCAGGGTCAAGGTGACGTCATTGCCGTCCATGGCGGGCACCTGATCACGCAGGCTGCCCGGGATTACCTGACCGGTCGCGGAGACATCCTCCGTGGAACGGCCGTTGACCCCGGAGAGCAGCGGATCCCCGGAGGCCTCGAAACCGAACTGGCCCTGACCGTCCATCGAGACCTTGCCGATGATGTTCTGGGCGATCGCACCATTGGGGTACTGACGGATGTCCTGGTGGTCGGCGGCCACCCCGTGGAACTCCCGGGCGATATCAGCGGCCACATCCGGATCCACATTGCGCACCAGCACCTCATAGTGGGTGTCGGCGTGCAGCTTCTCCAGGATCTCCTTCTCATCGACCTTGCTGGACTCCGCACCGGAGTCTTTGATCATCCGCGGAATCTCAGTGGACATCCGCTCCATCACGCCCTCGACCTTTTCATCGAGTTCCGCGTCGAGTGCCTCCGAACTCAGTCCGGTGGAGGTGCCCTCAACATCCATCGCGAGTTTCTGTTGCTGGCGCAGTTCGCTGCGCAGCAGGATCGGTGAGACGGTCAGGGAGCGTGCCTGCATGGTGAACGCCAGCTGATTGCCCTCATGGTCGGTGATCTCGCCACGGCGGGCGGGGTCATTGTAGACCCGGGTACGCTGCTGCTCGGCCAGCACGGACAGTTCCGGGCCCCAGACGATCTGCACCCAGGCCAGCCGAACGACCAGGGCACAGACGATCAGGACGACCACGAGGGTGGCCAAGCGCAGTCGCTGGCTCATCTTCGCCTTCTGCACCTGGGTGGGAGCGGGTCGGAAACTTACCCCGGGTTGCGGCCCCGGGTTCTTCTTGCCAAGCGATTCCACCCGGTTCTGACGTCGGCTGTCCGTTCGGGGACGGCCTGGATACGCCGAACCGCGGGACGAGGATTCACCTCGTCCCGCGTGTTGACCGCCACCATTGGGAGGTGTCACTGAGCGGATTCACCTGCCTGTTCTGCTTGGGGGGCAACCCCTGCCGGGGCTTCTGCCTGGGGCGCAGCCGGGGCCGGGGCAGGGGCGGGGATATTGGGCTGATAGGGGGCCACTGCCGGAAGTTCCGCGGCCGGGGCCTGCGGTGCCGGTCGAGCGGACTCCCCCTCCGGGATCGCCGCCAGGTTGTCGCTGAGCTCGTCGGTTTCCTCCGGGTTACTGGATGCCGGACTGGGCCTGACCTGTTCCCCGTTGACGTCGATGATCGGGCGGGTGCTGCCATCTGCGGAACGCTGCTCGATGATTTCACCGTTGCCGGAGACCGTGAGGATGCCCGGCTGATTGGGAATAGCCATCCCCATCTCAGCGGACTTACGGGCAATCTCGGCGGCGGCGCTGGCGTTCTCCAAATCGCGGTTGAGGGTCTCGAGCTGGTTGCCCAGCTGAGCTTCCTGGGAGACCAGCTGCTGCATCCGGAAGGTCTGCTCGGTGGAATGCGCCGAAAGTCCCATGGCGATGGCGATGCCACCGATCAACAGGACGGTGACCACCAGGATCAGACGAGCCAGTTTGGTGGTCTGCTTGGCGTTACCGGTGCGTCGGCCACGGACCGAGACGACCTGTCCGGAACCGAGCTTGCGTTGCAGCGGCTTCTTACGCACCGGGGTGTCGTAGAGATGCTGCGGTTCTTCGCGCTGGGGGCGGAGGGAACGGTTCGGGCTGCTCGTGCGATGGCTCAGATGCGCGTGACGACGCTCCCTTTCGACGCTGCCGCGATCCAGAACGGTGGTTCCGCCCCGGCTGTAGTCGCGGCTGGCACCCCCGGAACGTGGACGACGTTCAGGGGTACTGCGCTCCGTGTCTCGCGCGGTGGTACTCATAGGTTTCCTCCAGCGTCGGCGGCGATCTTCTCAATGGCACGAACTCGCACCGGGGCGGCCCGCGGGTTCTCTTCGATCTCGGCCTCAGTGGCCTTCTCCGCACCCCGGGTGATCACCCGGAAGCGGGGCGCCGTGCCCGGCAGATCCATGGGGAGGCCGGGCGGGGTCTTGGAGGCGGTCAGATCCTGGAACTGCTTCTTGACGATCCGGTCCTCCAGGGACTGGTAGGACATGAATACCGCACGCCCACCCTGGGTCAGTGCCTCCACCACAGTGGGGATGACCGCAGCCAGGGAATCCAGTTCCGCGTTCACCTCAATGCGCAGCGCCTGAAAAGTACGCTTGGCGGGGTGTCCTCCGCTACGCCGGGTGGCGGCCGGGATGGTGGCGTAGAGCAACTCCACCAGACGGGCTGAGGTGGTGAAGGGTTCCTTCTCCCGTTCGCGTAACACCGCTGAAGCGATCTTGCCTGAGAAACGCTCATCGCCGTAAGCCTTGAGAATATGTGCCAGTTCCCCATGGGAGTAGGTGTTGAGCACATCTGCGGCGGTAATGCCGTGCGTGGGATCCATGCGCATGTCCAGCGGGGCATCAGCGCGATAGGCGAAACCACGGTTCAGCTGATCCAGCTGCATCGAGGAGACCCCCAGATCGAAGAGGGCACCGGCGATGCCGACCTCGTTGTAGAGGTCGAAGACCTCACCCCGGGAGCTGGCGATGGCGTCGGCAAAACCGTCGAAACGGGTCTGTACCCAAGCGAAGCGTTCACCGAAGGGTGCCAGTCTGTCCCGGGCATCAGCCAAGGCCTGTGGGTCGCGGTCAACCCCGATCACCCGGGCTTCGGGGAAGGTTCGGAGAAAATGCTCGGTATGTCCGCCGGCACCGAGGGTGCCGTCCAGGATCACCGCCTTTTCGCCGAGCTCCCGCACCTTGGGTGCAATCAAATCGGCCATCCGGTCTCTGAGAACCGGGACATGCCCGTGATTTTCCTTGAGGTCGAAACTGCGTGCCTCGGTCATGTGGGCCACCCCCTTCGTTACTTACTGGCCCCGCTTGCTCTCAGCCAGTCACCTGGCAACGGG is a genomic window containing:
- the rsmH gene encoding 16S rRNA (cytosine(1402)-N(4))-methyltransferase RsmH gives rise to the protein MTEARSFDLKENHGHVPVLRDRMADLIAPKVRELGEKAVILDGTLGAGGHTEHFLRTFPEARVIGVDRDPQALADARDRLAPFGERFAWVQTRFDGFADAIASSRGEVFDLYNEVGIAGALFDLGVSSMQLDQLNRGFAYRADAPLDMRMDPTHGITAADVLNTYSHGELAHILKAYGDERFSGKIASAVLREREKEPFTTSARLVELLYATIPAATRRSGGHPAKRTFQALRIEVNAELDSLAAVIPTVVEALTQGGRAVFMSYQSLEDRIVKKQFQDLTASKTPPGLPMDLPGTAPRFRVITRGAEKATEAEIEENPRAAPVRVRAIEKIAADAGGNL
- a CDS encoding UDP-N-acetylmuramoyl-L-alanyl-D-glutamate--2,6-diaminopimelate ligase encodes the protein MATTLAELFELLPAASSRLLNCDDPTAVQITEIGLDSSVLPQGAIFAAVPGTRTHGASFAMTTGAAAILTDAAGLEILQTAGEDRPVLVVEDVREVLGRVSAEVYGNPSRELILIGVTGTSGKTTTSYLMEAGLMAAGHEVGLIGTTGTRIAGKKVRTKLTTPEAPTLQALFRRMVEAGVSHVVMEVSSHALSLGRVSGSDFDVAAFTNLSQDHLDFHPTMEDYFEAKALFFRADSPVAAHRTVICVDDQWGERMAQLAVAPLTVATRGRPADISAAAPEIAPSGAQNFQATLPSGKEIQVSLPLPGEFNVANATLALGAAIAAGVDAEDFIRGLRNVAVPGRMERIDEGQDFIAVVDYAHKPAAVAAVLDTLRGQVKGRVGVVVGAGGNRDSSKRPIMGAESARRADLVIITDDNPRDEEPAPIRAAVVSGAQEAAGEVADPPEIREIADRARAIDELISWARPGDAVIVAGKGHEVGQLIKGVNHHFDDREEVRRALGEILGDRNTSDTKEQA
- a CDS encoding peptidoglycan D,D-transpeptidase FtsI family protein translates to MSQRLRLATLVVVLIVCALVVRLAWVQIVWGPELSVLAEQQRTRVYNDPARRGEITDHEGNQLAFTMQARSLTVSPILLRSELRQQQKLAMDVEGTSTGLSSEALDAELDEKVEGVMERMSTEIPRMIKDSGAESSKVDEKEILEKLHADTHYEVLVRNVDPDVAADIAREFHGVAADHQDIRQYPNGAIAQNIIGKVSMDGQGQFGFEASGDPLLSGVNGRSTEDVSATGQVIPGSLRDQVPAMDGNDVTLTLDLDLQTYVQQQLEQTKAEVLAQSASAVVLDVATGEVLAMANTDTIDPNGNLEKQLEEGKEFGNPSISHPFEPGSVAKIITAAAALEEGLTTPDEVLQVPGSIHMAGVDVKDAWDHGVVPYTTTGVFGKSSNVGTLMLADRLGEEKFAEYLEKFGMGQSTGIELPNESAGLLPSLEQWSGGTFANLPIGQGLSVTTLQMASIYQALANGGERIEPRIIDQVTTPEGEVLEQNEPERVQVVSPEIAKTTVDMFRSVVQSDPAGVQSGTGQEAAVEGYQIAGKTGTAQQVDPETGAYSMSDYWITFAGIAPADDPRFVVAIMMDDPERTGTAAPLFHNIASWLLDRDNIPTSSPMEGQLILQAGQ